A region of the Streptococcus suis genome:
AGCGCGTCTGCCTCAACAAGTGCGTCTACTTCAGCAAGCACGAGTGCCAGCGCGTCCGCATCAACCAGTGCGTCTACTTCAGCAAGTACCTCGGCTTCTGAGTCTGCGTCAACCAGCGCGTCTACCTCAGCAAGTACCAGTGCTAGCGAGTCCGCGTCGACCAGTGCATCTACCTCAGCAAGCACCAGTGCTAGCGCGTCTGCCTCAACAAGTGCGTCTACTTCAGCAAGCACGAGTGCCAGCGCGTCCGCATCAACCAGTGCGTCTACTTCAGCAAGTACCTCGGCTTCTGAGTCTGCATCAACCAGCGCATCTACTTCGGCAAGTACCTCAACGAGTGAGTCTGCGTCGACCAGTGCGTCTACCTCAGCAAGTACAAGTGCCAGTGAGTCTGCGTCAACCAGCGCGTCTACTTCAGCAAGCACCAGTGCCAGTGAGTCTGCGTCGACCAGTGCGTCTACTTCAGCAAGCACATCAGCTTCCGAGTCTGCATCAACAAGTGCGTCTACCTCAGCAAGTACAAGTGCCAGCGAGTCCGCGTCAACCAGCGCGTCTACCTCAGCAAGTACTTCATCGTCTGAGTCCGCGTCAACCAGCGCGTCTACCTCATCAAGTACCTCAACGAGTGAGTCTGCGTCGACCAGCGCGTCTACTTCAGCAAGTACCTCAACGAGTGAGTCTGCGTCAACCAGCGCGTCTACCTCAGCAAGTACCTCATCGTCTGAGTCTGCATCAACTAGCGCGTCTACTTCAGCAAGTACCTCGGCCTCAGAGTCCGCATCAGTAAGCGCGTCTACTTCAGCAAGTACTTCATCGTCTGAGTCTGCGTCAACCAGCGCGTCTACCTCATCAAGTACCTCAGCTTCTGAGTCTGCGTCGACCAGCGCGTCCATCTCAGCAAGTACTTCGGCTTCTGAGTTTGCGTCAACTAGCGCGTCTACCTCAGCAAGTACCTCATCATCTGCGTCCGCATCAGAAGTTTGGATTACATCAAATGCTGGTGGAGCTTCCTTGGAATTACCGAAAATTGATGTACAATCTGTATCGGAATCTATAAGTGTTTCTCAATCAGTTTCGATCAGTTCATCTGCATCAGTGAGCACATCGACTTCAGCCAGTGCGTCCGCATCCGTGAGTGCATCAACTAGCGCATCTGTTTCAGCAAGTGCTTCAAGGTCTGAATCAATGATTCCGAACCAGCCAAGTTCAGAAACTGTAAGTCCAAAACCTGCAAGATTGCCGAATACAGGAGAAACAGCTTCAAATATATCTGGAGCAGTCAGTGCAACTCTGTTGCTAGGAGCCTTTACTCTTAAAGCTAAACGACGTCGTAAAAAAGACGAAGAAACTGAATAGTTCGAATACGATGATGTCAGTAATCTAAAGATTATTTAATAAAACTCTGTAATTTAGTAGTGAATAGAGTCATTACAAAGATTACAGAGTTTTTATGAATTACAATCAAATAAAACCAGATCAGTATAAAATATACAGTAGCATAAGAGGTGAAGTGGTCTATTCAGCTATTTTCTTCTAAGGAGTCGTATTTCCAAAAAGATGACTTTCAAAGGAAAACTTCTTTTCTACTCGATTCGCCTTATATGTTAAATTTGTTTTTACTTTCAGAACTATTTTCAGAAAAACTTAGTATTTTCAGTTTCGTTTAAGTTTGTAGCTATATACTATATTCAAGCTAGAAATAGCAAACAACTTTTCTTTTTCATATAATCTCCTAGAGAACAGTCGACCGCGGTCGGCTGTTTTCGTGTTTGGGTACAATTAGTAATTTCATAATCAAGAAAATATTTTCAGAAAAACTTTTTGATTTTCAGTTTTGTTTAAGTTTGTAGATATATACTGTATTCAAGCTAGAAATAGCGAATTTCTTTTTCATATAATCTCCAGAGAACAGTCGACTGTGGTCGGCTGTTTTCGTGTCTTTTCTTCTCGGGCAAAAATGGTATAATGGTAGTGATTGTATAAGGAGAAAAGTATGTCGGTAGTAGGGAAATCAAGCGGTAAAATCATTTTGATGGGAGAACATTCAGTAGTCTATGGTCAGCCTGCTATTGCCATGCCATTTTCTGCTGTGGAAATTACAGCTCAGGTGACTGCCCAAGGTCAGGCACTTAGTGTAGCTTGTGACTTCTATGAAGGCCTGGTTCACAAGATGCCCAAAATATGGGAAAGTCTCAAGCATGCCATCCGTTTCTCACTCTATCGTATTGGTGCGCCGACTGACCCAGCTATTCACATCGAAATCAGCTCCACCATTCCTGCCGAGCGAGGCATGGGGTCTAGTGCTGCGGTGGCAGTAGCCGTTGCCCGCGCCCTCTTTGCCTACTACGAAAAAGACCTGACGGACGGCGAACTCTGGGACATTGTCCAGTCTTCGGAAAAAATTGCTCACGGTAATCCCTCGGGCATTGATGCGGCGACTACCAGTGGCAAGTCCCCCGTCTTCTTTATCAAGCACCAGCCCATCGAACCTTTTGAGCTGAAACTCCGTGCCCACTTGGTAGTGGCTGATACAGGCGTGACGGGAAATACCCTAGAAGCCATTTCAGATGTGGCTGATTTGTTGGAGAAAAAGCCAGAGGCTATCAAGCTAGTAGAAGAACTAGGAAACTTGACCCGACAGGCCAAGGAAGATTTAGCCACAGACCAGGCAGAGCTTCTAGGCAGCAGAATGAACCAAGCTCATGCCCTCCTGCAAAAATTAGGCGTGTCTGATCCTAGCCTAGATAAGCTAGTCCGCCTTGCCCAAGAAAATGGAGCCCTCGGAGCCAAATTAACTGGTGGCGGTCGTGGCGGTTGCATGATTGCTCTTGTTAGAACAGGCCAAGATGCTCAGACTCTTGCTCAAATTCTTACCCAAGCAGGCGCCCGCCAAACCTGGATACAGTACTTAGGAGAAACCAATGACTAAACAAACAGGCCTTGCCCGTGCCCATACCAATATTGCCTTGATTAAATACTGGGGAAAACGCGATAAGGAATTATTCCTACCTATGAATTCCAGTTTATCCCTGACCCTTGACGCATTTTATACGGATACCAAGGTTGTTTTTGACCCAGAATTAACTGCCGATGAGTTCTATCTCAACGGAATTTTACAAAAAGAAAAAGAAATTTTAAAAATTTCTCGATTTTTGGATTTGTTTTGCGAATATATAGGTGAAAGGGCATTTGCCCGAGTGGAAAGTCTAAATTTTGTTCCGACTGCGGCTGGTTTGGCAAGCTCAGCATCAGCCTTCGCAGCCCTTGCACTTGCAACCGCAACTGCCTTGGATTTAGATTTGTCACCAGCTACCCTATCAACTCTTGCTCGTAGGGGCTCAGGTTCTAGTACCCGTAGCCTATTCGGTGGATTTGTTGAGTGGGACATGGGGACCGGTTCAGAAGATTCTATGGCCCATCCCATTGATGATGCGGACTGGGATATCGGCATGGTCGTCTTGGCGGTCAATACCGGACCGAAAAAGATTGCTAGTCGAGAGGGAATGGACCACACAGTTGCCACTTCACCATTTTACTCAGCCTGGGTAGATACAGCCAAACAAGACTTGGTGGACATCAAGGCAGCTATTGCTAGCCGTGATTTTGAAAAACTTGGTCAGATTACAGAGCACAATGGCATGAAGATGCATGCGACTACGCTCTCTGCCAATCCACCCTTTACCTACTGGTCAGCCGATAGCCTAGTGGCTCAAGAGGCAGTCCGTCAGGTTCGTGAAGCAACTGGCTTATCAGCCTACATGACCATGGATGCGGGACCAAATGTCAAGGTCCTCTGCCGAGCAAGTCAGATGGATGAGCTAGTAGCTGAATTGTCCAAAGTCTTCCCAAGAGAGAAAATCATCACTAGTAAGCCTGGACCTGCTACCTACGTCCTCAGTGAAGACGAGTGGCAGACCTCACAAGCAGCGTTTGAAAAGGGCTTGTAGCATGAAAGTACAAGTAAAGATACCTGGAAAACTCTTTCTAGCAGGGGAATATGCAGTTGTTGAGGCCGGCTATCCTGCGGTGATTGCGGCGGTTGACCAGTACCTGACCGTCACCATTGAAACAAGTGACCGAGGCCTTCTTCATTCCAGCCAGCAAGCAGATCTCTATCTGACCTGGGAGCGTAAGGAAAATAAGATTTTCATCCAAGATAACCATCCCTATGCTCTGATTGAGACAGCTATGCAGGTAACGGAGGAATATCTGACGGCCAAGGGCTATGCTTGTCATGGAACCTATAGCCTATCTGTACAGTCCGACCTAGATGACCAGACTTCAGGTGCCAAGTATGGTCTGGGGTCGTCAGGGGCAGTAACGGTTGCGACGGTCAAGGCCCTGTTGACCTACTACGGTCACCGACCAGATGCCCTCCTGACCTACAAGCTGGCAGCCTTGGCCCAGACCAAGCTAGGCATGACAGGTTCCTTCGGAGATTTGGCGGCTTCCAGTTTTGGTGGCTTGATCGCCTATCATTCCCTGGACCGTTCTTGGCTTTTAGGGAAAATGGCAGAGCTGTCCCTGCTGGATCTGGTCGAAAGTGATTGGCAAGGTTTGTCTATCAGCCCTATTCAGTTACCTGCAGGCTTAGACCTCTTGGTTGGCTGGACAGGGTTGGCGGCTTCGACGGATAGTCTAGTTTCCCGGATGGAAAGCCAAAAAAGTCAGGCAGAAAAAGAGCAAATTCATGTCCAGTTTCTAGCCGACTCTAAGACCTGTGTAGAGCAGTTGATAGTAGCTTGTCAGACAAATGACTTGGTATCAGCTAGACAGGCTATTACTCAAAACCGCAAACTCTTACAGGATTTTGCGAGAGGAATGGGATTGGTCATTGAAACGCCTCAACTGAGTCAACTCTGTGACCTGGCCCAGACCTATGGAGCGGTGGCCAAATCATCTGGTGCTGGCGGAGGTGACTGCGGCATTTGCTTGGTAGACAGTAAGGAACAAAAAGTAGCGATTGAGAAGGCTTGGCAACAAGCCGACATTCTTCCACTCCAACTAAAGATCACAAGTAGAGAATAAGGAGAACCCTATGTTTTATCTAGGAGAATTTGGTTTAGACCGCAAGGATCAACACGTTGGCTTGGCCAACCAGCAATATAGTGCCACACCGGCCAAGGACTTTACGGAGACCTTGTTTGTCCATCATTCCCTGCCTCAAACCAAGGTGGATGAAGTGGATATTTCGACCAGCGTAGCTGGTTTGGACTTTGCCTTTCCTTTCTTCATCAATGCCATGACTGGCGGAAGCAAGAAGACGCGGGAAAT
Encoded here:
- the mvaD gene encoding diphosphomevalonate decarboxylase — its product is MTKQTGLARAHTNIALIKYWGKRDKELFLPMNSSLSLTLDAFYTDTKVVFDPELTADEFYLNGILQKEKEILKISRFLDLFCEYIGERAFARVESLNFVPTAAGLASSASAFAALALATATALDLDLSPATLSTLARRGSGSSTRSLFGGFVEWDMGTGSEDSMAHPIDDADWDIGMVVLAVNTGPKKIASREGMDHTVATSPFYSAWVDTAKQDLVDIKAAIASRDFEKLGQITEHNGMKMHATTLSANPPFTYWSADSLVAQEAVRQVREATGLSAYMTMDAGPNVKVLCRASQMDELVAELSKVFPREKIITSKPGPATYVLSEDEWQTSQAAFEKGL
- a CDS encoding phosphomevalonate kinase; its protein translation is MKVQVKIPGKLFLAGEYAVVEAGYPAVIAAVDQYLTVTIETSDRGLLHSSQQADLYLTWERKENKIFIQDNHPYALIETAMQVTEEYLTAKGYACHGTYSLSVQSDLDDQTSGAKYGLGSSGAVTVATVKALLTYYGHRPDALLTYKLAALAQTKLGMTGSFGDLAASSFGGLIAYHSLDRSWLLGKMAELSLLDLVESDWQGLSISPIQLPAGLDLLVGWTGLAASTDSLVSRMESQKSQAEKEQIHVQFLADSKTCVEQLIVACQTNDLVSARQAITQNRKLLQDFARGMGLVIETPQLSQLCDLAQTYGAVAKSSGAGGGDCGICLVDSKEQKVAIEKAWQQADILPLQLKITSRE
- the mvk gene encoding mevalonate kinase gives rise to the protein MSVVGKSSGKIILMGEHSVVYGQPAIAMPFSAVEITAQVTAQGQALSVACDFYEGLVHKMPKIWESLKHAIRFSLYRIGAPTDPAIHIEISSTIPAERGMGSSAAVAVAVARALFAYYEKDLTDGELWDIVQSSEKIAHGNPSGIDAATTSGKSPVFFIKHQPIEPFELKLRAHLVVADTGVTGNTLEAISDVADLLEKKPEAIKLVEELGNLTRQAKEDLATDQAELLGSRMNQAHALLQKLGVSDPSLDKLVRLAQENGALGAKLTGGGRGGCMIALVRTGQDAQTLAQILTQAGARQTWIQYLGETND